A part of Candidatus Electrothrix aestuarii genomic DNA contains:
- a CDS encoding DNA topoisomerase IV subunit A — protein MTSEAQDNTEVPAPEEQNEERQGKLHKLFDDNFLDYTSYVIRERAIPDIDDGLKPVQRRLLQTLHNMDDGRYHKVANVVGETMKLHPHGDQSIFAALVNLANKGYLIDRQGNFGNIYTGDQASAARYIECRLTPMARETLFNKDLTEFVDSYDGRMQEPVTLPSKLPMLLLLGAEGIAVGMATKIMPHNFRELLQGQIKYLEGEEFTLYPDFPKGGIVDASDYDHGNGRLRCRAKIEVTDEKTITITELPYTLTTQNLMDSVEKAAKSGKIKIASINDYTAEKVEVEIKLPRGLYAEETIDALYAFTDCEVSISPNLVVIKDNMPCIVTVEEVLRHNTDKLKRDLETELNIEKGRLLDKLHARKLEQIFIEERLYKSIEEQTSYKAVTATVRDSLIPFADELIRKVTKEDIERLLEIRIKRISRYDINKQQKEIRTLEKGITAIEKHLKDMVLFTKNYLQSVLDTYGETFPRRSELKSFDEVNAREAALSNIQVAYQRDSGFLGHKIKVENEKKDVEFACSELDRILIIFNDGLYKVINVPDKLFIGSNVAWVGVVDESLVFNLIYRVGAENLSYAKRFKTPKFILNREYRLFEEHKRSTIHLLRTGEKEIRARISLVPSSRARYNSLEIEMDDYLIKGVAAKGKRISSRVVRRVTDVTGKPKKTGPVVASLPGMGQ, from the coding sequence ATGACGAGCGAAGCACAAGACAACACTGAAGTACCAGCTCCAGAAGAGCAAAACGAAGAACGTCAAGGCAAGCTGCATAAGCTCTTTGATGATAACTTCCTCGATTATACCTCCTATGTCATCCGTGAGCGGGCCATCCCGGACATTGATGACGGCCTGAAGCCGGTGCAGCGACGCCTCCTCCAGACCCTCCATAATATGGACGACGGTCGTTACCATAAGGTGGCCAACGTGGTGGGTGAGACCATGAAGCTCCACCCCCACGGGGATCAGTCTATCTTTGCGGCCTTAGTCAATCTGGCCAATAAGGGCTACCTCATTGACCGCCAAGGTAACTTCGGTAATATCTACACTGGCGACCAGGCCTCTGCTGCCCGGTACATCGAATGTCGCCTCACCCCAATGGCACGGGAGACCCTGTTCAATAAGGACCTGACTGAGTTTGTTGATTCCTATGACGGACGTATGCAGGAACCGGTCACCCTGCCCTCCAAGCTGCCCATGCTCTTGCTCCTCGGGGCCGAGGGTATTGCTGTGGGCATGGCCACCAAGATCATGCCCCATAATTTCCGGGAACTCCTGCAAGGCCAGATCAAGTATCTTGAGGGCGAAGAGTTTACCCTGTACCCGGATTTCCCCAAAGGCGGCATTGTCGATGCCTCGGACTATGACCACGGTAACGGTCGGCTCCGCTGCCGGGCCAAGATTGAGGTGACGGACGAAAAGACCATCACTATTACCGAGCTGCCCTATACCCTGACCACCCAGAACCTAATGGACTCGGTGGAAAAGGCAGCCAAGTCAGGCAAGATCAAGATTGCCTCCATCAATGATTACACTGCGGAAAAGGTGGAGGTGGAGATTAAGCTGCCGCGTGGGCTGTATGCTGAGGAGACCATTGACGCCCTGTACGCGTTTACCGATTGCGAGGTGAGTATCTCCCCGAATCTAGTGGTGATCAAGGATAATATGCCCTGTATCGTCACCGTTGAGGAGGTGCTCCGCCATAATACGGACAAACTCAAGCGGGACCTGGAAACAGAGCTCAACATTGAAAAAGGCCGCCTACTAGACAAACTCCATGCCCGCAAACTGGAACAAATCTTTATTGAAGAGCGGCTCTATAAGTCGATTGAGGAACAGACCTCGTACAAGGCCGTAACCGCCACCGTACGCGACTCCCTCATTCCCTTTGCCGACGAGCTAATTCGCAAGGTGACTAAAGAAGATATTGAACGACTGCTTGAAATCCGCATAAAACGCATTTCCCGTTATGATATTAATAAGCAGCAGAAGGAAATCAGGACGCTGGAAAAAGGGATAACTGCTATTGAAAAACACTTGAAGGACATGGTGCTGTTCACCAAGAACTACCTTCAAAGTGTGCTGGATACCTACGGCGAGACCTTCCCGCGTCGGAGCGAACTGAAATCATTTGATGAGGTTAATGCTCGTGAGGCTGCCTTATCAAACATCCAGGTTGCCTATCAGCGAGACTCCGGCTTCCTGGGTCATAAGATCAAAGTGGAAAATGAGAAAAAGGACGTTGAATTCGCCTGTTCAGAGCTGGATCGCATCCTGATCATTTTCAATGATGGCCTTTACAAGGTAATCAACGTGCCGGACAAACTTTTTATCGGCAGCAATGTTGCCTGGGTGGGCGTGGTCGATGAGAGCCTGGTCTTTAACCTGATCTATCGGGTAGGAGCAGAGAATCTGAGCTATGCCAAGCGATTCAAGACACCCAAATTCATCCTCAACCGGGAGTATCGCCTGTTTGAAGAACATAAGCGATCCACGATCCACCTGCTACGGACCGGGGAAAAGGAGATCAGAGCCAGGATCAGCCTAGTTCCCTCCTCCCGAGCTCGTTATAACTCGCTGGAAATCGAAATGGATGATTATCTGATCAAGGGAGTTGCTGCCAAGGGAAAACGAATCAGCAGTCGGGTGGTGAGACGAGTGACAGATGTAACAGGGAAGCCGAAAAAAACCGGGCCGGTGGTGGCTTCCCTGCCGGGGATGGGACAATAA
- a CDS encoding NAD(P)H-hydrate dehydratase: MHGGAMVGKLRVLDISIPHRVTKQAELRGMVLEHCEFTQLIRERRAASHKGTYGHILMLAGSEGKTGAAILAAQAALHSGCGLVTLGVPEGLNAIFETSLPEAMTVPLPNSGKMLSVADYAVIAELLIGKSALVIGPGMGTAPETGALVRRLYRELRLPMVIDADALNMLAEEPETFKKSGGVRILTPHPGEMARLTGKTVATIQRNRLEAAHELVKDLAHDDHEIIVVLKGAGTVLSSCTGDWAVNSSGNHGMATGGMGDVLSGLIGGLLVQGYSPWEATALGVYQHGLAGDILAEDCTQGFTASQVAAALPQAFMRMKKSDCRICFRCNGPCVCSCSEHL; the protein is encoded by the coding sequence ATGCATGGCGGGGCAATGGTCGGTAAGCTGAGAGTACTTGATATCTCTATTCCGCATCGGGTGACCAAGCAGGCTGAGCTCCGTGGCATGGTCCTTGAGCATTGCGAATTTACTCAGCTCATCCGAGAGCGGCGAGCGGCCTCTCATAAGGGAACCTACGGGCATATCCTCATGCTGGCTGGTTCTGAGGGCAAGACTGGTGCTGCCATTCTTGCTGCGCAAGCAGCCCTGCATAGCGGTTGCGGTCTGGTAACCCTGGGCGTTCCAGAAGGGCTGAACGCGATTTTTGAGACCAGTCTGCCTGAGGCAATGACGGTTCCTTTGCCGAATTCGGGCAAAATGCTCTCTGTTGCTGATTATGCTGTGATTGCAGAGCTTCTTATTGGTAAAAGTGCTTTGGTTATCGGACCAGGTATGGGCACAGCCCCGGAAACAGGGGCGTTGGTTCGGCGCTTGTACAGAGAGCTACGACTACCCATGGTTATTGATGCTGATGCGCTTAATATGCTGGCTGAAGAACCGGAAACTTTTAAAAAGAGCGGCGGAGTACGGATTCTTACCCCTCATCCTGGAGAAATGGCCCGCCTGACCGGGAAAACGGTTGCGACTATCCAGAGAAATCGTCTGGAAGCGGCTCATGAGTTGGTAAAAGACTTGGCACATGACGATCATGAAATTATAGTGGTGCTTAAGGGGGCCGGAACCGTGCTGAGCTCCTGCACAGGAGACTGGGCTGTGAACAGTAGCGGTAACCACGGGATGGCAACCGGTGGTATGGGAGATGTTTTGAGTGGGCTGATTGGTGGCCTTCTGGTCCAGGGATATAGCCCTTGGGAAGCCACTGCTCTAGGGGTGTATCAGCATGGTTTGGCAGGGGATATTCTAGCCGAAGATTGTACCCAGGGCTTCACAGCCTCTCAGGTGGCAGCTGCCTTACCCCAGGCCTTTATGCGGATGAAAAAGTCCGATTGTCGTATATGTTTCAGGTGCAATGGCCCCTGTGTCTGCTCTTGCAGCGAGCATCTGTGA
- a CDS encoding Gfo/Idh/MocA family oxidoreductase, translated as MSKEKLRVGVIGVGYLGRFHALKYAAMDDVQLVGVADADPERAQTVAEECGTKAFADYQPLLEHVDAVSIVVPTVYHHAVAIACLEHGVDILLEKPMTTTLQEADELIALADRKKLLLQVGHLERFNPAVLSMQPLLNNPLFIEAHRLSTFKNRGTDVDVILDLMIHDIDIILSIINSPIKDIHTVGAPVITQLTDIANARIVFKNGCTANITVSRISMENIRRMRIFQPGKYLSVDFGKKEVMAIKLKQSEQGSIPLPDVSRHGFSDQDVLEMEIREFINNIRHRRKPTVSGREGRRALAVALSVIGQIQENQKQFKHLLGTGGNFGLIDQP; from the coding sequence ATGAGCAAGGAAAAATTACGAGTCGGTGTTATCGGAGTTGGCTATCTTGGTCGCTTCCATGCCCTGAAATATGCAGCTATGGATGATGTGCAATTGGTCGGGGTTGCTGATGCTGATCCCGAGCGTGCGCAGACGGTGGCGGAAGAGTGCGGCACCAAGGCTTTTGCAGATTACCAGCCCCTGCTTGAGCATGTGGATGCGGTTTCTATCGTTGTGCCAACCGTGTATCATCATGCAGTGGCCATAGCTTGTCTGGAGCATGGGGTGGATATCCTTCTGGAAAAGCCCATGACCACCACTCTGCAAGAGGCGGATGAGTTGATTGCCTTGGCAGACCGGAAAAAGCTACTGCTCCAGGTCGGCCATCTGGAACGCTTTAATCCGGCGGTTTTGTCCATGCAGCCCTTGTTGAATAACCCTCTCTTTATCGAGGCCCACCGTCTTTCAACCTTTAAGAATCGCGGGACCGATGTTGATGTTATTCTTGACCTGATGATTCATGATATTGATATTATCCTCTCTATTATCAATTCGCCGATTAAGGATATCCACACCGTGGGGGCTCCTGTCATCACTCAGCTTACTGATATCGCCAATGCCCGGATTGTTTTTAAGAATGGGTGTACCGCAAATATCACCGTAAGCCGGATTTCCATGGAAAATATTCGGCGAATGCGTATTTTTCAGCCAGGGAAATATCTTTCTGTTGATTTCGGTAAAAAGGAAGTCATGGCGATTAAGCTGAAACAGAGTGAGCAGGGCAGCATCCCGCTCCCAGATGTTTCCCGGCATGGCTTCAGCGATCAGGACGTGCTGGAAATGGAGATAAGGGAATTTATCAATAATATCCGGCATCGCCGGAAGCCCACGGTCTCAGGAAGGGAAGGGCGCCGCGCTCTTGCAGTCGCCCTTTCCGTGATTGGACAGATTCAGGAAAATCAAAAGCAGTTCAAACATCTCCTTGGCACGGGAGGAAATTTTGGGTTGATAGATCAACCTTGA
- the tatA gene encoding twin-arginine translocase TatA/TatE family subunit, translating into MFGLGTPELVVILAISFLLFGGKRLPELGSGLGKAISSFKKGIGEVEDTGLGDVTKEMTKNLPGVREVTAVQEKIDKAKDIGKVLTK; encoded by the coding sequence ATGTTCGGACTCGGAACTCCTGAACTTGTTGTTATTTTAGCTATATCCTTTTTGTTATTCGGCGGTAAAAGACTGCCGGAGCTAGGCTCAGGCCTGGGTAAGGCCATCAGTTCTTTTAAAAAAGGAATTGGTGAGGTAGAGGATACCGGCCTTGGAGATGTGACCAAAGAGATGACGAAAAATCTTCCCGGCGTTCGGGAGGTCACTGCTGTACAGGAAAAAATTGATAAGGCAAAAGATATCGGTAAGGTGCTGACCAAGTAG
- a CDS encoding GNAT family N-acetyltransferase encodes MGRITAPEPLTSCHDTVRFDCGVPSINDWLRNQGLRNEISGASRTYVVCQSAIAVGFYSFSTGSVTCCGKKVDRENHAAVPVIVLSRLAVDVRWQGRGIGVGLLKDVVARSLYVASKIDVRALLVHSLNDQVKNFYARYGFTELTINPMVLNLPVADDGEKLLNQDHLGKTL; translated from the coding sequence GTGGGACGAATAACAGCACCAGAGCCGTTGACTTCATGTCACGATACTGTGCGCTTCGATTGCGGAGTCCCCTCGATAAACGACTGGCTTCGTAATCAGGGATTGCGTAATGAGATTTCTGGAGCCTCTCGTACCTATGTGGTATGTCAGTCCGCGATAGCTGTTGGCTTTTACTCTTTTTCAACAGGAAGCGTTACCTGTTGCGGAAAAAAGGTGGATAGAGAAAATCATGCTGCGGTCCCGGTTATTGTCCTGTCCCGTCTGGCTGTTGATGTGCGTTGGCAGGGCAGGGGGATAGGCGTTGGTCTGTTAAAGGATGTTGTTGCCCGTTCCTTATATGTTGCCAGTAAGATAGATGTTCGGGCACTTCTGGTTCATTCCCTGAATGACCAGGTGAAAAATTTTTATGCAAGATATGGTTTTACTGAATTAACCATCAATCCGATGGTGCTAAATCTCCCTGTTGCTGACGATGGAGAGAAGCTACTGAATCAGGACCATCTCGGAAAAACTCTGTAA
- a CDS encoding ABC transporter ATP-binding protein — protein MLELRNINASYGNIQVLHDISLHVDQGEIITLIGANGAGKSTILMSISGIVPPRSGEILFKGTCISRMAPEKIVSLGLCQVPEGRHIFPELTVAENLDMGAFLRKDTAQIRQDLDHVYTLFPILAERRHQPGGNLSGGEQQMLALSRALMARPQLLLLDEPSMGLAPLVTKQIFDIIRKINREDNTTIFLVEQNANLALKTADRGYVLENGRVTMHNRAEILLGDTEIQKAYLGI, from the coding sequence ATGCTTGAACTGCGTAACATCAACGCCTCCTACGGTAATATTCAGGTTCTCCACGATATCAGCCTCCATGTGGATCAGGGAGAGATCATTACCCTGATCGGGGCCAACGGAGCTGGTAAATCAACCATTCTGATGTCCATCAGTGGTATTGTTCCTCCCAGAAGTGGTGAGATTCTCTTTAAAGGTACCTGTATTAGCCGCATGGCTCCAGAAAAAATAGTGTCTTTGGGGCTTTGTCAGGTTCCAGAAGGACGTCATATTTTTCCTGAGCTGACAGTGGCGGAAAATTTGGATATGGGGGCCTTTCTTCGGAAAGATACAGCGCAGATCCGTCAGGATCTGGACCATGTCTATACCCTGTTTCCTATTTTGGCTGAACGACGTCATCAGCCGGGAGGAAACCTCTCCGGTGGAGAGCAGCAGATGCTGGCTCTTTCCCGTGCCTTAATGGCCCGACCGCAACTGCTCCTGCTGGATGAGCCCTCTATGGGCTTGGCTCCGCTGGTGACCAAGCAGATTTTTGATATTATCCGTAAGATCAATCGGGAAGATAATACCACGATTTTTCTTGTGGAGCAAAACGCTAATCTGGCGCTGAAAACAGCTGATAGAGGTTATGTCCTTGAGAACGGCAGAGTAACTATGCATAACCGGGCGGAGATCCTTCTGGGGGATACGGAGATCCAAAAGGCCTACCTTGGAATTTAA
- the tatB gene encoding Sec-independent protein translocase protein TatB, translated as MFGIGLPEMIVILAVALIVVGPDKLPELARSLAKGVNELKKTMNQVKDSLNEETQVVSSVQRDLQQTAGQVKTQLLEEGIKSPNLWKQEGEKISDQDESGEGEVVEAETRSLRSWEEEGDVTPARQNDSEEDSKEEPEALADDVEDAPEESSEESEVAENDDTSATRPTPAA; from the coding sequence ATGTTTGGAATAGGTTTGCCGGAAATGATCGTGATTCTGGCAGTAGCATTGATTGTAGTCGGGCCTGATAAGCTGCCGGAGCTGGCGCGTTCTTTGGCAAAGGGTGTCAATGAATTGAAAAAGACCATGAATCAGGTCAAAGACAGCCTGAATGAGGAAACACAGGTTGTTAGCTCGGTGCAACGTGATCTGCAACAGACCGCTGGTCAGGTGAAGACCCAGCTCCTGGAAGAGGGAATAAAAAGTCCCAACCTCTGGAAGCAGGAAGGAGAAAAGATTTCTGATCAGGATGAGTCTGGGGAAGGCGAGGTTGTTGAAGCAGAGACCCGTTCCCTTCGCTCCTGGGAAGAGGAGGGCGATGTTACTCCGGCTCGACAGAATGATTCTGAAGAAGATTCTAAAGAAGAACCTGAGGCCCTGGCAGACGATGTTGAAGACGCCCCTGAAGAATCATCCGAAGAATCTGAGGTCGCAGAAAATGATGATACCTCTGCAACGCGCCCAACTCCAGCCGCATGA
- the tatC gene encoding twin-arginine translocase subunit TatC, with translation MTTDSLLERFRPHHQELRERLLRSFLAIALSTACAYYFIDQLAAFCTQPLFTAAPTLEKLVYTKLTDAFVSYIKLALLFGITVSFPYLLYQIWMFVAPGLLEKERVLARRVIFWSTGLFVSGALFGFFVVLPKTLAFFMSYAGENLVPMPKLGLYLTFVARMVLAFAISFEIPFLMVMTTSVGLVTRDHFKAKRKYFYIAIVVLSFLLTVGEITATVLLAFPLFALYEAGILAGRIFISKEKG, from the coding sequence ATGACCACCGACTCACTGCTTGAACGTTTCCGCCCTCACCACCAGGAGCTGAGAGAGCGGCTTCTCAGATCTTTTCTTGCTATCGCCCTCAGTACGGCCTGTGCCTATTATTTTATAGATCAGCTTGCCGCCTTCTGTACCCAGCCCTTGTTTACGGCTGCCCCAACCTTGGAAAAACTGGTCTACACCAAGCTTACTGATGCCTTTGTATCCTATATTAAGCTGGCGCTTCTTTTTGGTATTACAGTCAGTTTTCCTTACTTACTGTATCAAATATGGATGTTTGTTGCACCGGGGCTTTTAGAAAAGGAACGAGTCTTGGCCCGGAGGGTCATTTTCTGGTCCACAGGGCTGTTTGTAAGTGGCGCGCTGTTCGGGTTCTTTGTAGTTCTGCCGAAAACCTTGGCGTTTTTTATGAGCTATGCTGGCGAGAATTTAGTGCCCATGCCGAAGCTGGGGCTCTATCTGACCTTTGTTGCCCGCATGGTGCTTGCCTTTGCCATCTCCTTTGAGATCCCTTTTCTTATGGTTATGACAACCAGTGTCGGCCTCGTTACTCGTGACCACTTCAAAGCAAAACGGAAGTATTTTTACATTGCTATCGTTGTTCTTTCCTTTCTTCTGACTGTTGGTGAAATCACGGCGACTGTTCTGCTCGCCTTTCCCTTGTTCGCTCTTTATGAGGCCGGAATTCTTGCTGGGCGGATTTTTATCAGCAAGGAGAAGGGGTAA
- the rlmD gene encoding 23S rRNA (uracil(1939)-C(5))-methyltransferase RlmD, protein MKHTLTIEKIIPGGRGLARTDAGQVIMIPFTLPGEQVFIREKKKKSGYLEGDLEQILSPSPARITPPCPLYGECGGCDLQHGSYEEQLLMKKGIVTESLQRAKVPFAVDQVQNALASPAQWGYRYRLRLKISPAGQLGFFRKKSNSFIPVDNCPVTTEDMCSALAELNSSGMLRSLAGISSELELLQSPADGKITLILRSNKQKAPSKASCQRLEQLTSLTHVGWISRKGFQYLSSTAKPLAQDILLKNGKCTLSWSGGCFSQVNPGQNQQLIQLACATVGDLHGKSVLDLYCGMGNFSIPLGLSGATVTGIEGNQESIHWAEKNARQAGISAHFFTADVRAALEELADQGEKADLILLDPPRSGVGEKITLLSHLEPEKILYVSCDPATLARDLNALCQHGYTIRTVTPVDMFPQTSHIETVVLLEKA, encoded by the coding sequence ATGAAGCACACTCTCACCATTGAAAAAATAATACCTGGCGGACGAGGACTGGCTCGGACGGACGCTGGACAGGTTATCATGATTCCTTTCACCTTGCCGGGCGAACAGGTGTTTATCAGAGAAAAGAAAAAAAAATCTGGCTACCTTGAGGGAGATCTGGAACAGATACTGTCTCCATCTCCGGCGCGAATCACCCCACCTTGCCCTTTATACGGAGAATGCGGTGGCTGCGACCTCCAACACGGAAGCTACGAAGAACAACTCCTTATGAAGAAAGGAATAGTCACCGAGTCATTACAGCGAGCCAAGGTACCTTTTGCTGTAGATCAGGTACAGAATGCCCTTGCCTCTCCTGCCCAGTGGGGTTATCGATACCGCCTGCGGCTGAAGATAAGCCCTGCAGGGCAGCTGGGATTCTTCAGAAAAAAAAGCAATAGCTTTATTCCTGTGGATAATTGCCCAGTGACCACAGAGGATATGTGCTCCGCTCTGGCCGAGCTGAATAGCTCTGGAATGCTCCGGTCCTTGGCGGGAATTTCCTCGGAATTGGAGCTGCTGCAATCCCCTGCTGATGGAAAAATAACGCTGATTCTGAGAAGCAATAAACAAAAAGCCCCTTCAAAGGCAAGCTGTCAAAGGCTTGAACAGCTCACTTCCCTTACGCACGTGGGATGGATCTCCCGGAAAGGATTTCAATACCTCTCCTCGACTGCCAAGCCCTTAGCGCAAGATATTCTGCTCAAAAACGGAAAATGCACCCTGTCCTGGTCTGGCGGCTGTTTTTCTCAGGTTAATCCAGGCCAGAACCAGCAACTCATTCAGTTGGCCTGCGCAACGGTCGGGGATCTCCACGGCAAATCCGTGCTTGATCTCTACTGCGGCATGGGAAATTTCTCCATCCCTCTTGGACTCAGTGGTGCAACAGTCACTGGCATTGAAGGAAATCAGGAAAGTATCCATTGGGCAGAAAAAAACGCCCGCCAAGCAGGAATCTCAGCTCATTTTTTCACCGCTGATGTTCGTGCCGCACTGGAGGAGCTAGCAGACCAAGGAGAAAAAGCAGACCTTATCCTCCTTGATCCCCCTCGAAGCGGAGTCGGTGAAAAAATCACTTTGCTTTCACACCTGGAGCCGGAAAAAATCCTCTACGTTTCCTGCGATCCCGCAACCCTGGCCCGCGACCTGAACGCACTCTGCCAGCACGGCTATACAATACGCACTGTCACCCCGGTGGATATGTTCCCCCAGACCAGCCATATTGAAACAGTGGTTCTACTGGAAAAAGCCTGA
- a CDS encoding polysaccharide deacetylase family protein: MASSITGSVGQGGINRAEDVRTVQELFNKILSAPLPLSDQVSDELIQAITNFQKAFLSRPDGRIDVNGRTWRELTAVAEKPKKEEISGSVGQGGQNSPQDVQVVYALFNKILSRPLATSDQVSDELIQAIRDLQKTFMSHPDGRIDVGGRTWRRLTTPAGGIGKAVILSFDDGPAPTSALHSILDTLDRHNIKAEFYVLGQEVNSNRSAVKEIANRGHKVQNHSYTHPNLAGLSKSAVRKELEKTQESIKKAAGVTPTKIRPPYGAGGWPPYDRELAAVAKELSLTIQNWDIDTEDWKSPKGIGPAKRAMIDRQFQRKQHQSVFSVLMHVLPDTADDLEDFITQLKQWGFTLAKP; the protein is encoded by the coding sequence ATGGCGAGTTCTATCACCGGCTCTGTAGGACAGGGTGGCATAAACCGTGCCGAAGATGTACGAACGGTTCAAGAGTTGTTCAATAAGATATTATCCGCACCATTGCCGCTCAGCGATCAGGTCTCGGATGAACTGATTCAAGCTATTACCAATTTTCAGAAAGCCTTTCTCTCTCGTCCCGACGGCAGGATTGATGTGAACGGCAGAACATGGCGGGAACTCACTGCGGTAGCGGAAAAGCCGAAAAAAGAAGAAATCAGCGGTTCCGTTGGGCAGGGCGGTCAGAACAGTCCGCAGGATGTGCAGGTAGTCTATGCCCTGTTCAATAAGATTCTTTCACGACCGCTGGCAACCAGCGATCAGGTCTCGGATGAACTGATTCAGGCTATCCGGGATCTCCAGAAAACCTTCATGTCTCATCCTGATGGCAGGATTGATGTGGGCGGCAGAACATGGCGGCGGCTGACAACCCCGGCTGGAGGCATTGGTAAAGCCGTCATTCTTTCCTTTGATGATGGCCCGGCCCCGACCAGTGCCCTGCACTCCATTCTGGACACTCTGGATCGCCACAACATCAAGGCGGAATTTTATGTTCTCGGGCAGGAGGTGAATAGTAATCGGTCAGCGGTGAAAGAAATCGCGAACCGGGGGCACAAGGTGCAGAATCACTCCTATACGCATCCGAATCTGGCTGGCCTGTCCAAATCAGCAGTGCGGAAGGAACTGGAGAAGACCCAGGAAAGCATCAAGAAGGCCGCCGGAGTCACCCCAACCAAAATTCGTCCTCCATATGGAGCAGGCGGTTGGCCGCCTTATGATCGGGAGCTTGCTGCTGTGGCAAAAGAGCTGTCCCTGACTATTCAGAACTGGGACATCGACACCGAGGATTGGAAATCACCTAAGGGGATTGGTCCTGCCAAACGGGCAATGATTGATCGGCAATTTCAACGAAAGCAGCATCAGAGCGTGTTTAGTGTATTGATGCACGTTCTGCCGGATACTGCCGATGATCTTGAGGACTTCATTACTCAACTCAAACAGTGGGGATTCACTCTTGCCAAACCGTAA
- a CDS encoding DUF1778 domain-containing protein: MASAKTRNTPINIRARQNQRELIDRAAALLNKNRTDFILEASCREAENVLLDQRLFILDEKQFAEFDAALQERFTDNRHIQRLLEGKAPWDE; this comes from the coding sequence ATGGCATCCGCAAAGACAAGGAATACCCCTATCAATATCCGGGCTCGCCAGAACCAGCGTGAACTTATTGACCGAGCTGCCGCGCTTTTGAATAAGAACAGGACGGATTTTATTCTTGAAGCCTCGTGCAGAGAGGCGGAGAATGTCTTACTGGACCAGCGTCTTTTTATTCTTGACGAAAAACAATTCGCCGAGTTTGATGCTGCTTTACAGGAGCGATTTACTGATAATAGGCATATTCAGCGATTGCTTGAAGGAAAAGCGCCGTGGGACGAATAA
- the tatA gene encoding twin-arginine translocase TatA/TatE family subunit → MFGLGMPELIIILVIIVIIFGAGKLPEIGSGIGKGIRNFKDATKSDDDSKTIEDQNSSKES, encoded by the coding sequence ATGTTCGGACTCGGAATGCCTGAACTGATTATCATCCTGGTTATTATTGTTATTATATTCGGCGCAGGCAAACTGCCTGAGATCGGCTCTGGTATCGGCAAAGGAATCAGAAACTTTAAAGATGCCACCAAGAGCGATGATGACTCGAAAACCATAGAAGATCAAAACAGCAGCAAAGAAAGCTGA
- a CDS encoding CBS domain-containing protein — protein sequence MLRAQDLMTENVIAVTKNTEVRELAKILTENKISGVPVLDEAGKLAGVVTESDLIFQNKKVHIPTAVAILDAFFFLESPEKMEKEMKKMAGVTVGEIYASEVISVQIDTPLDEIATLMAEKNIHTLPVVDQGNLVGVIGKRDIIRTIAEGR from the coding sequence ATGTTGCGTGCGCAAGATCTGATGACGGAAAACGTCATTGCTGTTACAAAAAACACCGAAGTCCGTGAGTTGGCCAAAATCCTGACTGAGAATAAGATCAGCGGTGTCCCGGTGCTTGATGAGGCAGGGAAACTTGCCGGTGTGGTCACGGAAAGCGATCTTATCTTTCAGAATAAGAAGGTCCATATTCCCACAGCCGTTGCCATTCTTGATGCCTTTTTCTTCCTGGAAAGCCCGGAAAAGATGGAAAAGGAGATGAAAAAAATGGCCGGAGTTACTGTTGGAGAAATTTATGCCTCCGAGGTCATCTCTGTCCAGATAGACACTCCCTTAGATGAAATTGCCACGCTGATGGCTGAAAAAAATATCCATACCTTGCCAGTCGTTGATCAGGGAAATTTGGTGGGAGTGATTGGCAAGCGAGATATTATTCGAACCATTGCCGAAGGAAGATAA